The Numenius arquata unplaced genomic scaffold, bNumArq3.hap1.1 HAP1_SCAFFOLD_665, whole genome shotgun sequence genome window below encodes:
- the ISYNA1 gene encoding inositol-3-phosphate synthase 1 isoform X1: MAETFLVESPDVTYSKDFIEAKYTYSTVHVCKENGVTKVRPCSTRFTFRTGRQVPRLGVMLVGWGGNNGTTVTAAVLANKLGLSWMTKTGRKKANYYGSLLQASTVCLGTGPAGDVYVPFRDLLPMVHPNDIVFDGWDISSLNLAEAMRRAEVLDWPLQEQLWPHLEKMKPRPSIYIPEFIAANQEERADNVLHGSMAEQMEQIRRDIRDFKETSGVDKVIVLWTANTERFCDVVPGLNDTADNLLRAIERGLEVSPSTLFAVASILEGCAYINGSPQNTFVPGAVELAAQRHVFICGDDFKSGQTKLKSVLVDFLVGAGLKTKSIVSYNHLGNNDGKNLSAPQQFRSKEISKSNVVDDTVQANPILYGPQDKPDHCVVIKYVPYVGDSKRALDEYTSEIMMGGTNTIVIHNTCEDSLLASPIILDLAILTELCQRVTFCTEADPEFQGFHSVLSIVAFLCKAPLVPEGTPVVNALFRQRSCIENILRACLGLPPQNHMLLEHKMQRPVPSPKRACPGGAACPLAPKKSPAATQLNGHPCPGGPRPGPPRTPLHVDGAD, encoded by the exons ATGGCAGAGACATTCCTTGTGGAGAGCCCCGACGTCACGTACAGCAAAGACTTCATCGAGGCCAAGTACACGTACAGCACCGTGCACGTCTGCAAGGAGAACGGTGTCACCAAG GTACGGCCCTGCTCGACCCGCTTCACCTTCCGGACGGGGCGGCAGGTCCCTCGCCTGGGGGTGATGCTGGTGGGTTGGGGGGGCAACAACGGCACGACGGTGACGGCGGCCGTGCTGGCCAACAAGCTGGGGTTGTCCTGGATGACCAAGACGGGGCGCAAG aaagccaactactATGGCTCCCTGCTCCAAGCCTCCACTGTCTGCCTGGGCACTGGCCCCGCTGGTGACGTCTATGTGCCTTTCCGTGACCTGCTGCCCATGGTGCACCCCAACGACATCGTCTTCGATG GCTGGGACATCTCCTCGCTGAACCTGGCGGAGGCCATGCGGCGGGCGGAGGTGCTGGACTGGCcgctgcaggagcagctctggcCCCACCTGGAGAAGATGAAGCCCCGACCCTCCATCTACATCCCTGAGTTCATCGCCGCCAACCAGGAGGAGCGGGCGGACAACGTCCTCCATGGGTCCATGGCTGAGCAG ATGGAGCAGATCCGCAGGGACATCCGGGACTTCAAGGAGACCAGCGGGGTGGACAAAGTCATCGTCCTCTGGACAGCCAACACGGAGCGCTTCTGCGACGTCGTGCCGGGGCTCAACGACACCGCTGACAACCTGCTGAGGGCCATCGAg CGAGGCCTGGAGGTGTCCCCGTCCACGCTCTTCGCCGTGGCCAGCATCCTGGAGGGCTGTGCCTACATCAACGGCTCCCCCCAGAACACCTTCGTGCCGGGGGCGGTGGAACTGGCCGCCCAGCGCCACGTCTTCATCTGCGGTGACGACTTCAAGTCGGGTCAGACCAAGCTCAAGTCGGTGCTGGTGGACTTCTTGGTGGGCGCCGGGCTCAAG ACCAAGTCCATCGTGAGCTACAACCACCTGGGGAACAACGACGGGAAGAACCTCTCGGCCCCGCAGCAGTTCCGCTCCAAGGAGATCTCCAAGAGCAATGTGGTGGACGACACCGTCCAGGCCAACCCCATCCTCTACGGCCCCCAGGACAAGCCCGACCACTGC GTGGTGATCAAGTACGTGCCCTACGTGGGGGACAGCAAGCGCGCGCTGGACGAGTACACGTCGGAGATCATGATGGGTGGCACCAACACCATCGTCATCCACAATACGTGCGAG GACTCGCTGCTGGCCAGCCCCATCATCCTGGACCTGGCCATCCTCACGGAGCTGTGCCAGCGTGTCACCTTCTGCACCGAGGCCGACCCTGAGTTCCAGGGCTTCCACAGCGTCCTCTCCATCGTCGCCTTCCTCTGCAAGGCCCCTCTGGTGCCCGAGGGCACCCCCGTCGTCAACGCCCTCTTCCGCCAGCGGAGCTGCATCGAGAACATCCTGAG ggcctgcctggggctgcccccccAGAACCACATGCTGCTGGAGCACAAGATGCAGCGGCCGGTGCCCAGCCCCAAGCGCGCCTGCCCCGGGGGGGCCGCCTGCCCCCTGGCCCCCAAGAAGTCACCAGCGGCCACCCAGCTCAACGGGCACCCCTGTCCCGGTGGCCCCCGGCCgggacccccccgcaccccactcCACGTCGACGGGGCTGACTAA
- the ISYNA1 gene encoding inositol-3-phosphate synthase 1 isoform X2, with amino-acid sequence MVHPNDIVFDGWDISSLNLAEAMRRAEVLDWPLQEQLWPHLEKMKPRPSIYIPEFIAANQEERADNVLHGSMAEQMEQIRRDIRDFKETSGVDKVIVLWTANTERFCDVVPGLNDTADNLLRAIERGLEVSPSTLFAVASILEGCAYINGSPQNTFVPGAVELAAQRHVFICGDDFKSGQTKLKSVLVDFLVGAGLKTKSIVSYNHLGNNDGKNLSAPQQFRSKEISKSNVVDDTVQANPILYGPQDKPDHCVVIKYVPYVGDSKRALDEYTSEIMMGGTNTIVIHNTCEDSLLASPIILDLAILTELCQRVTFCTEADPEFQGFHSVLSIVAFLCKAPLVPEGTPVVNALFRQRSCIENILRACLGLPPQNHMLLEHKMQRPVPSPKRACPGGAACPLAPKKSPAATQLNGHPCPGGPRPGPPRTPLHVDGAD; translated from the exons ATGGTGCACCCCAACGACATCGTCTTCGATG GCTGGGACATCTCCTCGCTGAACCTGGCGGAGGCCATGCGGCGGGCGGAGGTGCTGGACTGGCcgctgcaggagcagctctggcCCCACCTGGAGAAGATGAAGCCCCGACCCTCCATCTACATCCCTGAGTTCATCGCCGCCAACCAGGAGGAGCGGGCGGACAACGTCCTCCATGGGTCCATGGCTGAGCAG ATGGAGCAGATCCGCAGGGACATCCGGGACTTCAAGGAGACCAGCGGGGTGGACAAAGTCATCGTCCTCTGGACAGCCAACACGGAGCGCTTCTGCGACGTCGTGCCGGGGCTCAACGACACCGCTGACAACCTGCTGAGGGCCATCGAg CGAGGCCTGGAGGTGTCCCCGTCCACGCTCTTCGCCGTGGCCAGCATCCTGGAGGGCTGTGCCTACATCAACGGCTCCCCCCAGAACACCTTCGTGCCGGGGGCGGTGGAACTGGCCGCCCAGCGCCACGTCTTCATCTGCGGTGACGACTTCAAGTCGGGTCAGACCAAGCTCAAGTCGGTGCTGGTGGACTTCTTGGTGGGCGCCGGGCTCAAG ACCAAGTCCATCGTGAGCTACAACCACCTGGGGAACAACGACGGGAAGAACCTCTCGGCCCCGCAGCAGTTCCGCTCCAAGGAGATCTCCAAGAGCAATGTGGTGGACGACACCGTCCAGGCCAACCCCATCCTCTACGGCCCCCAGGACAAGCCCGACCACTGC GTGGTGATCAAGTACGTGCCCTACGTGGGGGACAGCAAGCGCGCGCTGGACGAGTACACGTCGGAGATCATGATGGGTGGCACCAACACCATCGTCATCCACAATACGTGCGAG GACTCGCTGCTGGCCAGCCCCATCATCCTGGACCTGGCCATCCTCACGGAGCTGTGCCAGCGTGTCACCTTCTGCACCGAGGCCGACCCTGAGTTCCAGGGCTTCCACAGCGTCCTCTCCATCGTCGCCTTCCTCTGCAAGGCCCCTCTGGTGCCCGAGGGCACCCCCGTCGTCAACGCCCTCTTCCGCCAGCGGAGCTGCATCGAGAACATCCTGAG ggcctgcctggggctgcccccccAGAACCACATGCTGCTGGAGCACAAGATGCAGCGGCCGGTGCCCAGCCCCAAGCGCGCCTGCCCCGGGGGGGCCGCCTGCCCCCTGGCCCCCAAGAAGTCACCAGCGGCCACCCAGCTCAACGGGCACCCCTGTCCCGGTGGCCCCCGGCCgggacccccccgcaccccactcCACGTCGACGGGGCTGACTAA